A DNA window from Bradyrhizobium barranii subsp. barranii contains the following coding sequences:
- a CDS encoding MarR family winged helix-turn-helix transcriptional regulator codes for MAELALIDDIRAASRLMVRELGFMDATVAASDYPPSAVHTILEIGIRGPMNSGELGDFLRLEKSSVSRMVRKMVDCGELRETPDEADARSKLLSLTAKGRRTLEALHAFGRQQVRGALAALTEAEQRTVREGMMLYARALRQSRMDDEGESAA; via the coding sequence ATGGCCGAGCTTGCGTTGATCGACGACATCCGCGCCGCCTCGCGATTGATGGTGCGGGAGCTCGGCTTCATGGATGCGACGGTGGCGGCCTCGGACTATCCGCCCTCGGCCGTGCACACGATCCTGGAGATCGGGATCCGCGGCCCGATGAATTCAGGCGAGCTCGGCGATTTCCTGCGCCTGGAGAAATCCAGCGTCAGCCGTATGGTGCGCAAGATGGTCGATTGCGGCGAGCTGCGGGAGACGCCTGACGAAGCCGATGCGCGCAGCAAGCTCCTGTCGCTCACGGCGAAGGGCCGGCGCACGCTGGAGGCGCTGCACGCGTTCGGACGCCAGCAGGTGCGCGGCGCGCTGGCCGCGCTGACAGAGGCCGAGCAGCGCACGGTGCGCGAGGGCATGATGCTCTATGCCCGGGCGCTGCGGCAGAGCCGCATGGACGATGAGGGGGAGTCGGCGGCGTAA
- a CDS encoding IS630-like element ISRj1 family transposase, with amino-acid sequence MIPEAREVHLSRKDRKVLEACCRSPVTLQRDLKRARIVLLAADGRSTRSIAKEVGVQPRIVSLWRHRYADHGLEGLQDKPRPGKQPIYTKTTDKRILKLLDKPPPQGFARWTGPLLAEALGDVDVQYVWRFLRSHKIDLVARKSWCESNDPNFTAKAADVVGLYVAPPAKAIVLCVDEKPSIQALERAQGYLKLPNGGALTGQSHDYKRHGTTTLFAALEVATGKIIATHSKRRRRVEFLDFMNSVTAAFPNRKLHVILDNLNTHKKNEDWLKAHPNVQFHFTPTSASWLNQVEVWFSILQGQSLSGTSFTSLKQLQEHIDAYVNAYNDRAEPFVWTKKKVRQRRFKGRRITQL; translated from the coding sequence ATGATACCCGAAGCAAGAGAAGTCCACCTTTCGAGGAAAGATCGCAAGGTGCTTGAGGCGTGCTGTCGCTCACCGGTGACGTTGCAGCGCGATTTGAAGCGGGCGCGGATAGTTCTGTTGGCGGCGGATGGGCGCAGCACCCGGTCGATCGCCAAGGAAGTTGGGGTCCAGCCGCGGATTGTCAGCCTTTGGCGGCATCGCTATGCCGACCATGGCCTTGAAGGGCTGCAAGACAAGCCGCGGCCTGGCAAGCAGCCGATCTATACGAAGACGACCGACAAGCGGATTCTGAAGCTGCTGGATAAGCCGCCACCGCAAGGGTTTGCGCGCTGGACCGGCCCCCTGCTGGCCGAGGCGCTGGGCGATGTCGATGTCCAATATGTCTGGCGGTTCCTGCGCAGCCACAAGATTGACCTGGTGGCTCGCAAGTCCTGGTGCGAGAGCAACGACCCGAACTTTACGGCCAAAGCCGCCGATGTTGTCGGCCTCTATGTCGCGCCGCCGGCGAAGGCCATTGTGCTGTGCGTGGACGAGAAGCCCTCGATCCAGGCTTTGGAGCGAGCGCAGGGTTATCTGAAGTTGCCCAATGGCGGCGCCTTAACCGGCCAAAGCCACGATTACAAGCGGCATGGCACCACAACATTGTTTGCGGCGCTCGAAGTCGCCACCGGAAAGATCATCGCGACCCATTCAAAACGCCGGCGCCGCGTCGAGTTTCTCGATTTCATGAACAGCGTCACCGCGGCTTTTCCGAACCGCAAGCTTCACGTCATCCTCGACAACCTCAACACCCATAAAAAGAACGAGGACTGGCTCAAGGCCCACCCCAACGTGCAATTTCATTTCACGCCGACAAGTGCGTCATGGCTCAATCAGGTCGAAGTATGGTTTTCCATCTTGCAGGGGCAGTCGCTCAGCGGCACCTCCTTCACGAGCCTCAAGCAGCTTCAGGAACACATCGATGCCTACGTCAACGCATACAACGACAGAGCCGAGC